The Mauremys mutica isolate MM-2020 ecotype Southern chromosome 20, ASM2049712v1, whole genome shotgun sequence genome contains the following window.
GGAGATACGATGTTTCTGGATCTCTCTATAAAGAGCCAAGTGGGATGTCAGCTGGGGGTAATGGACAGAATCCTCATCTGTTGTAAATCAGCAAAGGTCTGTTGCAGTCAGTGGTGttatcctgatttacactagctgaggatctggccctatataacTAAAAGGGAAATAAAGGAAACTTATTACATGAAAGTTttatgtaactttttaaaattgtaattttATTCTGTTTCTTATGTGTGTTTAATAAAaggttctctttctctctctctcttgttgtgtgtatatatatataatagggGTGGCTGCAACAAGAGAAGGTGCCAGTGATAACTTGACACAAGACCCCAAACCACCCTTAGGTGTTTAATGTTGTAACAGTACAAAAGGGTTTTATTATCACCTCAGCCCAATAGACCCAAGGCGCCTACCCTTATCAACACACCAGACTAAAGTTCTATTCCCAGTGCTGGGAAGGGTTGTAGGTTTTAATGGTTAGAGCACAAGAGACTGagagtcaggaaacctgggtcCTATTCTTAGTTCTACTGCTGATTTGTGGGGTTACTTTGAGCAAGCTCCTaaccctctctgtgccttagtttccccctcAGTGCAATGGGGACAGTAATATTGACCCATCTCCTGGTGGGACTGAGAATTATTTAATGTCtgtctgtaaagtgttttgagcttAGACAGGAGGTGCTAGGGATGGGAGAACAATTATTCTATTATAGAGATCAGGGACAATCATGGAGTTCTGATCCAGATTGGAACATTCCCCGAAGTCGTGTTTGGTTCCAAGGTCTTTGTTGGCTTCTAAGATGTCTAAGTTGTGCTTTTTCACTATGTAAAATAATGTTTATTATTgataaaaattattttcatttagaTTAAAAATGTAATGGGGAAAATTTCTAGCTGCATTAAGATTTTCAAGCGCCTTTTCTTTTTTACTAGGCCTTAATTTTTGGCCTGAACAAAGTTGATCTAGACCCTTTTACTCTCTCCACCTCTCTCCACCGCCAACGTTTTATTGCTATTTTCCCTTGCAGGCACATGTGAGACGGAGACTCTGGGAAGAGAATTCATCACCTCCTACATGCACGAGTGTGGGAACTCTAGTCAATTTGAAGTGCAAATCACTGGCTACTTTGCCTTCACTTCAGTGTCTGTTTCCATCTCCAATTACACGGGTGATGGGGCAAAGTTTGAGAAGAAGATTATGGTAAATCAGGGAGAGATGGTGCGGGTCAGGCTACCAGAGTCAGTGGGAATTAAGGGCTCTACCAAGTTCTCCAAGGTGGTCCTAGTCAAGGCTGACAAAGATATCTCAGTAGTGTCTGTCAGCAACAAACATGTGAGTCCTGAGACCACTGTGCTGTATCCTGTCTCCAGCTTGGGAAATGAACACTACATAGTGACTCCCTCTACACAATCCTTAGATAGTTACCCAGAGATCTCTGTTATGACGTACGAAGACTGCAACTCTGTGGAGGTCCATGTGAAAGGCAAGTTACATTACCTAACACAGGTCTACTCCACTGGCAACAAACTGGAAATTAAGCTCCACGCTTTCCAAGGCTACCAGTTTCAAGGCATAGGAGATCTGTCTGGCACCAGGATTGTCTCAGAAAAGCCAGTGGCCATCTTGGTTGGCCAAGGGTGTTTTTGTAATAACACAAAATGCAACCATGTCTTTGAGCAGCTCCTACCAGTTTGCAGCTGGGGTACAACATACATCATTCCTCCCTTACCCTGGCAGAAAGTAGATGAAAAAGTCtacatcactgcttcccagagcaCAACTGTGTTGTATCAGCTAGGGGAACAGCAAGAGACTGTTACTCTAGCAGGAGGCAGTGTACTCCAGCGTCCTGTCAAGCCCTTTATCCCAGTCTCCATCTCTGCTAATGTGGGCATCCAGGTGGTGTTCTACAGCGTGGGTGCAGCTGTCCCTAATTCCTCCCACGCCTTCCTGATGAATGTTCCAGATGTTGCCAGTTACTGCCGGATGTATTCTATAAATGCCCAGGAGGGCTTCGAGAACTTTGCCTTGATGGTGGCCAATACATCAGAGACTGGTGCCATCATCCTAGACAATCAGCCTCTAAGGGATGTGGTGTGGAACCGAGTCCCTGGCACTGTGTTCGTTTGGGGCATGCGTACACTTGGACCTGCCATCAGCTCCCATGCCGTGGAACATCCCAGCTCTCCATTTGCGCTCCTGAGTGTTGGCACTGCTGCCATGGACAGCTATGGGATTCCGGGTTCCTGCAGGAAGAGTGAGTAACATGGGTTTTAAATCTACTTTGACCACAGTTTGTGTCCATGCTGCAAAGAAAACAGTGTCACAACCAGGGAGGCAACCATGGGCCTGGTGTAAAGTCTGTTGATTTTGATGGGGCTCCattgagttacaccagctgagaatttggcccaacatGCCATCCTAGGCCACCCCTAGCCACAGTTACTCAGGCTATGTCCATACTACAgaagctacagcagcacagctacggcgctgcagctgtgcctctgtagcactgtagtgtagacacttgatagagcgatggaaggggtttttctgtccctgtagttaatccaccctgCCAAGAGGCGGTATCTAGgttgagggaagaattcttctcttAACCTAATAGTGTCAACACTGGTCTTAGGACGCTTTAACTACATCTTTCAGGGGCATGAatatttcacacccctgagtaacaTAGCCTAATCTACCTAAATTTTAGGTGTAGTCCAGGCCTAAGATTGTGCCTGTGCTGCTAGCTGCACCGAACTAGTTTCAGCCCAGCTCATGCACTTAGGCAGATGCTCGCCAGCTGTTCTGAATTGATTTAAGAACTGTTGCACTTTTCCTCCTACACTTGGTTGTAATGCCCACTGGGTACCCAAGAGAATTTTGTGCTGATTCTCACTTATGCCACTCCTGTGCTTGCGGCGGGGGATAGAAAGAGTGGAGGAAAAGGTagttttaagccacctttgtgctcTATGCATTCTGGGACCATGCAGGGTTGCTGAAATTTACCCTCTGCTTCCCATGGCCCCTGAGAACCAGGAAGTAGCTGTAGCATGGCGCATTCTGAGCACATCCTTGATCTGCCTTGCACATGAAGCCAAGATCATGTAAAGGCCCATAAGCCTAAGCCGCAGTGTAGGTAacactaggtcaacagaagaattcttgtcTTGTCCTAGTTACCACCTTTCAGAGATGGATTTACCACAGCAATGGAAGAACCCTTCCAACACTGTAGTCAGTGTCTCCactacagtgacacagctgcagctgtaccaCTTTAGCATTTCTAGTGTAAACATGCCTTGATGAGACTCGGGTCATTAAAAAGTACAATAGCAGGATTAGAACAGTTCTGGGGAAGAGAAACTTCTCGACTATAGATGTAACAACAGTCATCTATCACCAAGGATCAAACCCAAAACTTTGTAACTGCATGACCTACTACAGTTTGAGCTAAAATCGAGCTAAGGGACGAACTCCCATAGCTAGGAGCTGTAGCAGAACCAGATCTGTGGTGGACCATCCCCTAGAGGACACATAACACACACTGATCAATGAGATACACAGGCAAAGCTTAAGTGAGTATTGACCAGGTGATGTGTGGACACACGCCAGGCTTTCAGGGCCGAATGTATTGCAAACTGATTACAGAATTAGCTGAAAGTCATCAGATAGACAGGGCTTAAGGGATCAATGGAGTTGAAGGGAGAAAACACCTGCTAGTAGGAAGAAAGGATGGCCCTTTGGTTGCCTAACCTGAGtgtttaaaggggcctgattgtcagagggtgagtgctcagcacttttgaaagtcagggCCCTATAAAGAGGTCTCAGATTAcaagacacttttgaaaactttagccCTGCAGATTTTGACCTGATGTAATTGTCCTGCCTCCCTTTCTGTTGCTAGATGTTACCTTTAAATGCCAGACTGAGACTCTACAGATAAAAGAGCCTTTGGAGATGTGCAAAAATGTATTTCTGCAGGTATGTGGAAGGGGTTTATTTGGGCTTTGAGGGTTTTCACAAAGAGTACGTAGAAAACTTTGAGCCTGAGGATTCTCTGCTTATCCAGggtttaccactgacttcagtgggagcagaatcagtgGAACTTTTGGAAACTTGACCATATCATGCTTAGGTGTGTGACACCCCCACTGTACATCAGAGTTCTGCAGTTAAGGCATCAGCCAGAGATACAGGAAGTCAGAGTTCAgttcccatctctgccccagactcactgtgtgactttgggcaatttGCTCAGTCACTCTGTGCATCGATTCCCCACTTATAGAAGGAGGATAATAATCCTTACTAAACCCTCatgaggaagggaaggagaaatTCATTAATATGCATGAAAGCTTCAATACTATGTGAAATATCAGCGTGTCTGTGGGCTTCACCACACTTAGCCTTCACATGTCTTAACCTGTGGACATTCCAGTGGGACGGCCAGCCAGCCATAGGTCAAAGCAAGATCACTCTGCAGAACCATTGACCTTAATTTTGGGTAGCGTTTCCATGCTTGCAGAAATAACCCATTTTCTCTGATTGCTCTGCAGGGCAGCAACAGTGAATTTTGCTCCTTCATGAATTCAACCTTAGTGACTTTGGAGACCATGTGTGCACAGGACAGAGCAGTATCGCTGCAGGTCAGAGATTCAACACCTACATGTGTGGATGCTCTATGACCAAATGCCCTGAGCACTGGAATAGCAGTCTCACTTTGGGGAAAttgaacaggaggacttgtggcactttagagtctaacaaatttatttgagcataagccttcgtgggctacagcccccttcatcagatgcatagaattgTAGCTGCTCTTCagaacaggggtgtgtgtgtgcgcgcatgtgcaTGCTCTCTAGCTTAAGTGGCAGGGGATCTGGGTTTTGTCCCTACTGGTCCTAGGAAGATCCAGATTCCTTCCGGAGGCAACACAGAGAGAACCTAGATGCCTGCTGGTTTGCTGCAATGTTCTCTGGCACGTACACTGAAGGGACCAGGGATGAGGAGGGAATGACACAGGGTGTTAGCCTGACCCTGGCTTCAGCTTACTGTGGAGTCCTGAGCAAGCCTCAGTAGCCTCACTCGCTCTGTAAAGGGCTCCCTCTTTGAGAATGCTGCAGTCCTGCTGAGTGGGGAAGGTCACTATGAACCCGTATGTCCCGAAGAGGGTCATTGTTCCCCTGGGAGTCTGAAGAATGTGGCTCATGAACCACTGAAATCCTCCCTCCTTCTCAGGGTGTTTCCTTTCCCAATCCCAGGAAGTTGCTCGCCCCTTTGGTCCCTTCCTGAATAGCTCCACCCTCATTGCTGGTGGGAAGGAGAGCGAGGGGGAGGTGGCCTCCGCCGTGACGTTCCTCCTGCAGAGTGTGGAATTGGCTGCACTGACTGCTGCTTTGAAGTCTCCGGAGAATAGGACCCAGATCGTGACAACAGAGTCTATGGGTGAGGAGGACGGGAGGCTCCCACATCACCTCGTGGTAGCTGTGAGATAGGGGCTTATACTCTTCTCAATACAGAACACCACTGCAGCCTCGCTGCCCCTCTCTCAGAGTTTATAACCCAGCCATGGGCGGCAGGTGAACAAGCCATTGAGAGAGGCTAACCATTGAAAGGCTAgccctcggcccctccctctctgccaaggccccgcccctccaCTTCCACCCCCGCTCTTCCGCTGGAGACCAGAGCAacctgctcccccttccccacgctaccccagccctggagcgccagGCAACCGGAGCATCCGCAACTCCagcgcccccagccctgggccttgtgagcgccggccccagcctgcctgccccagcctctcaGCCGCAGAAGAGCGGGAAGGGAACTGGAAGCAGGCAGGAGAGGACCTGGGAATGGACCATTAGCAGGTccatgccaggctgtttggggaggcacagccttccccagcctatgCTCCCCGCCACCCAtaagcccagccctggggctttgCAGCAATGGCAGCTGCCTGAGAGGGTGTTAAAAGCGATGCCAATCTCCTGTCACCACAGGCAGCTGCCATTGCGTCCTCCtttcactccctgccccagcaatACCCCTTCTTGCTGCTTCCCCTGCTAAAGCGCAGAGGTGAGGCAGCAGGGAGAAGCTGCCTTCTGCCTCTTGGCACAGTGACATCTTCATGGGGACACAGGGATGATGGATCATAGGAGGTCAGCCAGAGGGGCTCAGGGAAACACAGAGAAATGGAGGtgaggagaaagggggaggggtggtgggaTTCAGAGAGAGTGGAGCTCCAAACCTGCCTTGCCCTTGCAGCAAGAGGCTTTGCCATTTCCCTCCCCAGCTATCGAGACGCTCGTTGTGCCGGCTGCAGGTCCCTGTGATGAGGTCTTCAGGCTGAGAGCTCAGGAGGAGACAATGGACATTCACTGCGATACAGTCACCAGAGCAGTGACAGAAGGTACCATCCTGGTGCTTCCCAGGCACTCGCCCCTGTAACTAGACACCAAATCCCATCCCTAGTTCTCCCCTTCCTCTCGCCCCAGGCTGGTTCGCTCACCTCTGTTATCCTGACACTAGTGTGGACCTTGTTGGCTGAGCCAGTGTTTCTCAGGCCATTGAGCTCTCAGAGTCCTTCATTCCTGGTTGTCCCTCAGCATGAAAACCaagcggggggggcgggcagggaggagagagaagctttgATGGGCATGTGAATTGGTCCAGAGAATGGAAAGATCAGAGAGCCATTGGCCCAACACATGACGTCCTGATGatgagcccagctgggcccccggTTGACGTGTGTGAGTTCCTGGAATGGAACCAGGATGATATTTACCAGTTTTACTCCAATTTGCAGGCCAGTGTGACCTGACTGGGACTGGTTCTTAATTCTTCAGCACCAGGGAAAACTCCTCACTAACCAACCCCTCTGTCTCTCCTAACAAAGAAAAACTATGGCTTCACCTCAGTGCCTTTCACTTAGGGCTGTCTGCCTAGCTGGATAATGTGCAGTGTGGGGATATGATTTCTAAAGAGCACCAACAtactgtgcattaattggtctgcATAGACCCTACTcgtgtgcactaaaggttccctagtgtgctttaatgtaCGTTAGTGCACTTTAGGAATCACACTCGCATAGAGCACTCTGGATGTTTCCAACACAGAAGTGGTTctgtggaagaagagggaggaGGCAACATACCCTAATGGTTAAAGCTCAAACTgctagccaggactcctgggttctgttcccagctctgccccagactcgCTGTGACCTTTGGCCCCTGGCTTGCTCTTTCTTTGTCTCAGTGTCCGTCTCTATGATGAGGCAtcatttcatgttttcagattCTTGGGCTGTTGCTTTTATTTCTTACTCCAACCTGGGCTCCATCATTGACAAGAGATTTCTCAACGAGGGAGATCTAACGGCTGATGAGAAATTGAGGAATTGTCACCTGAATTCCAGGGTGGTGAGTGGGGCTGTCGGAGATGGGAGGCCCATGAACCTCCTCAAACCTGTGAACTTCACCCTGCGCCATAGACAGGTGAGTGTTGAGCCTTTTACTTTGCTCTGTGACCGGGGCTCCAGCTGGTCACTTAAAAGGTGCGTCTCCTGCAGGGCATTTGAGTTCTGTTGCCTTTCTGGACTGAGAAACAGTTATCTGAGAAAGAGAGGGAGCTTCTTCAGTCCTGACATGGGGGCTGTTTTGGTGGAGGACGATACATAGGGTTCACACCAGGCCTGTTTGGGTTATGATTCATCCTGTAAAACGCTCAGGAGTAACAACTGTGCCTGGCTCATCCCTTAGAGCAGGAATAATTGGAAAACAACTTCctatagcagtgtttcccaagCTTTTGAGGATTGTCCCCCACCCCTTACCATTATCCACGCCCCACCCTCTGAGCCGGGGATGGGAGCGGGACCACGGCTCGGCGGTAGGGGGAAAGGACACGGacgtaagggggctgaggctggggccgcgGCTGTGTCGcgtctggggctgggatcagggCCAGAGCCATGGCTGGGGTCCGAGACTCAGGGCGGGAGTGGAGCAGCAGCCGGGCTGTGGTGAAAGCCTGCAGCCGAGCCCAGGGCCAGGTGTGGCTCGTCTCccaactcctcccctgcccctgcctcagccctgggctgggaatgGAGCCATAAggagttggggctggggctggggctggggctagaagtggagctatgctgaggcTGGGGGTTGTGCCAGGCCTGGGGCTGGAAGTCGGGGATGCGGCTACTGGTGGGACCAGAGCAGAGCTCACGGTGGGGAGGgtctgggtggtgctccctctctgctcccccatgGGGGCTGACCCGATGCCTGTCATGTCCCTCTGAAGTTTCCTCTATGTCCCCCTAGGAGaatgcaccccacagtttggggacctctgccctaTAGATAGCAGAGTTCAGGGAAACAGCATGAGATGGTGCCTTCTTTGATTAAGTAATGAACTTGCTAGAGTGCATGTGGGTATTTGTGGGCAGGTCTGTGAATGCCTTTTAATGGCTCAAATCCGAACTGCACAATTGTGTGTCATAGACCCCACAGTGCTCAGAGTTAAGGGAATTACCACTTTAGCTCTGGGCTCAGGGGCTTGTGCTGTTGGAGCTGGAGGATCTCGCTTGTATTTCCACTGCCAATGGGAAGTCCCAAATGGCTGTTACGTGCAGCACAATGAGAGCCATGAAACCGTTGGTGATTTCAGGTTTATGATGGTCTATTAGAGATGTGTGACAAAAGAAACAGTGTTCTCCCCCTGATCCAGTGAGGATGATGATGGGGTGTTTTTGTTTCCAGACAaagaaagaggaggaagagacTCGCTGCGTTCACTGGAAATTCATCGCTGGGAAAGGCACCTGGGCTGAGGATGGCTGCACCATTCTCCACATGAACAGCACTCACACCATCTGCAGCTGTGACCATCTCTCCAGCTTCGCACTCCTTATGGGTCTCAGCGGAGTGGAGGTATCTCACTTATCAGACTCAGATCAAAGGGCTGGACTCTGAGCTCCTGATTTGAGCAAAATCAGTGAGAATTTTGCCTGAATGAACGCTGAGTCGGAACCTCGGGGTATAATCTGTGGCCATACAGGATGGGTCAGGGTCAAGGGGGCTGGGCTCGGGTTGTGATCTGAGGTCCCTAGAGTAGCCCACACTGACAATaccagggtcagggcaggctgtaaaaaggagagcagattcccccagaactggtggttaacactatAGTTAGAATCACCAACCAGTCACAGTCTGTGCTCcagatcccccacactggttattgagaagctgaaaaaagaactCACACTTAAAACTCTAATCACTTAACAAAATGTTCCTCTGATCCTGAAAGGGGCAGCCACATTGCCAGGTCTatattagtttggatcttaccTAAAATACCACACTgacagccaatcctttagtatctaaaactaaaggttttattataaatgaaaagaaaagaaagagaagagagCTGTTAAATGATCAAAGCAATCTGATACATATGACTTCAAgatccatatatcaggttcttagcagccTTAGCGAgtttgctggcttgtaaagtctctctggAACACACCCAAAGCTTAGATGGGTCTATCAGACCTTTGTTCAAGCTTCCGTTTGTAGAGAAGTTACTGCAGAGGTGAGAatcaggactgaagacaaaatggaggtgatgcagctgcctttttctatccttttccatgtggcttgtacttgctctgtcccaaacacaagctcacAGCACATGGGCATGGAAAGGTACTTGGAGCCacctgtccataggcatgtccctacATGTCCTGCTGACTCGTGGGCATAGCTCCTGGCTTCTCTCAATGGGTTCGTTGTAGAGCTCAGCAGTTCTCAATCTTTAGCAACCCAAGGATccgcattttgatttaaaatttttgcaGACCCCCAAGtcccccgctcagccccaggccccacccccattccatccattcccccaaggccccaccccacctcttcgcGCCTCCGCTTCACCCCTGCTtcttctcttccctgcctctttccaccccctaccccaagtgCACCCCAtccgcgctccccccccccgcatgctgctgaacagctgttccccagcatgcAGAAGACACTGGGATGGAGGTGGAGGACTTGGTCAGCGGGACCTgcggacccccagtttgagaatgcTGGTATAGCTGATtacccttgatgggccatcaaacagactggatagtgctgatgccaatctgtctaggggtgtcacccagaaacgcAGCACATATATATCACACATATTTATAACTCACAATGCAAAGATAatgcatatatatacacaagattatcatacttagcaaatcataacttttcaactgataccttacatggcatatcttgtAAGATTCATTGCGATTttgtaatacagtaactcctcacttaacgttgtagttacgttcctgaaaaatgccactttaagcaaaacaatgttaagcgaatccaatttccccataagaattaatgtaaatgagggggttaggttccagggaaatttttttcaccagacaaaagactatatgatacacacacaaacacacacacagtataagttttaaacaaacagtttaatactggtacacagtgatgatgattgtgaagctcggttgaggtggaggagtcagagggtgggatatttcccttactgctaaatgatgaactagcaattggctgaaccctcaagggttaactctctccctctgcaaagcagcaggaatggagggagatatgcacatttcccttacatacactgccttgttaattagatcagcttgctgagaccgcagctgctacaagctccctccgtcctgagccctgctctatggaagatggggtaagcgaggtgcaggagcaggggggagggggacaccttgacattagcccccctcttccttccctcccccccagcatagcaagcaggagtctcagggagcagctccaaggcagagggcaggagcagcacatggcagtggggggagggacacagctgaactgcaggcagctgctgcacagggaacttaggggagtggggagctgatagggggggtgccagtccatcctggttccaagcccctacCAGCTAgatgcaacaggctgctcttcctgcaagcagtagacaaagcaggcggctgccaaacgacgttagaagggagcattacacaactttaaacaagcatgttccctaattgatcagcaatgtaacaacgttaactgggataagtttaagtgaggagttactgtattggtaTCCATAATATTATAAATGGTCACCCAtattccatagaatcatagaactggaagggacctcgagaagtcatctagtccagtcccctgcactcaagacaggactaagtattctctagaccatccctgacaggtgtttgtctaacctgctcttaaaaatccccaatgatggagattccacaacctccctagggaatttattccagtgtttaaccaccctgacagttaggaagtttttcctaatgtccaacctaaactgcccttgctgcaattttagcccattgcttcttgtcctaccctcagaggttaagaagaacaatttttctccctcctccttgtaggaacattttatgtatttgagaactgttctcatgtccccactcagtcttctccagactaaacaaacccaattttttcaatcttccctcgcaggtcatgttttctagacctttaatcgcttttgttgctcttctctggactttctacaatttgtccacatctttcctgaaatgtggcgcccagaactggacacaattttccagctgaggcctaatcagcgcggagtagagcagaagaattacttcttgtgtcttgctcacaatacTCATGCTTATacgtcccagaatgatgtttgctttttttgcaaccgtgttatactgttgactcatatttagcttgtgatccactcagggccatccttaggcatacgcaAACACGGCTGCTTATGGCACCCAAAAATTTGTGTCCACCCTTCCGCTTCTTCTTATGCCTGTGCTGAcctttcctgcaggctcccacagctagctactgcagcctggtgactcttaCTCCATAGGGGATCTAgttggggcggctccaggcaccagcacgccaagcgcgtgcctggggcggcaagccgggggggcgctctgccaggttgccgcgagggcagcaggcaggttgccttcggcggcatgcctgcggagggtctgctggtcctgcggcttcggcagacctcccacaggcgtgccgccgaatccacgggaccggagACCTCCCGCGGGCAAGCCGCCCAAGGCAAcctgctgccatgcttggggtggcaaaatacctagagccgcccctggatctaGTAACTTAAAAGTAAAAAAGCCTCCAGCCATtcaaagagccattcaagtggtaatgaagccatttaacgggcatttgccaacccccaggtatatactgtcagtttctgaatttactgacaaacagttgtgcatgactgtaatatttactcagaacgtgttagtctacaggaccttagtttaaaatttgctttaaaaatatttccttagcagattgctgaagattataaaatcacatctctaaaaaatccttgcataggttacaatctgagtattcatctttagcttTAAATGCTTGGATCTACAGACAtagagttttttaaataaatccttcaaaagaccactcTTATCtacaatacacattttaatttgaaTTACTATAATACAAAAAACTTGCTTCCTGTCCTTTCCGCCCATCCATTTTTCCCTCCCCCCCGGTTGAAGAGAGGctagcccttaa
Protein-coding sequences here:
- the LOC123353804 gene encoding adhesion G protein-coupled receptor E3-like; its protein translation is MTCKLQPMLSLMPLAAVSMQSVVSEELAVARLGIEKIQADSTKDPSDLQDSTGTCETETLGREFITSYMHECGNSSQFEVQITGYFAFTSVSVSISNYTGDGAKFEKKIMVNQGEMVRVRLPESVGIKGSTKFSKVVLVKADKDISVVSVSNKHVSPETTVLYPVSSLGNEHYIVTPSTQSLDSYPEISVMTYEDCNSVEVHVKGKLHYLTQVYSTGNKLEIKLHAFQGYQFQGIGDLSGTRIVSEKPVAILVGQGCFCNNTKCNHVFEQLLPVCSWGTTYIIPPLPWQKVDEKVYITASQSTTVLYQLGEQQETVTLAGGSVLQRPVKPFIPVSISANVGIQVVFYSVGAAVPNSSHAFLMNVPDVASYCRMYSINAQEGFENFALMVANTSETGAIILDNQPLRDVVWNRVPGTVFVWGMRTLGPAISSHAVEHPSSPFALLSVGTAAMDSYGIPGSCRKNVTFKCQTETLQIKEPLEMCKNVFLQGSNSEFCSFMNSTLVTLETMCAQDRAVSLQEVARPFGPFLNSSTLIAGGKESEGEVASAVTFLLQSVELAALTAALKSPENRTQIVTTESMAIETLVVPAAGPCDEVFRLRAQEETMDIHCDTVTRAVTEDSWAVAFISYSNLGSIIDKRFLNEGDLTADEKLRNCHLNSRVVSGAVGDGRPMNLLKPVNFTLRHRQTKKEEEETRCVHWKFIAGKGTWAEDGCTILHMNSTHTICSCDHLSSFALLMGLSGVEESGPLTIITYVGLTLSLLCLLLAILTFLLCRSIWNIGTSLHLQLCLCLFVANLLFLTTVKRTGIQVACAVIAGLLHYLFLACFSWMFLEGLHLFLTVRNLQVVNYTSASQFKKRFMYTFSYGFPALVVAISAGVNPGGYGTSTHCWLSLERGFHWSFLGPVCAIILINLTFFLVTLWILRDKLSSLNEDVSTLKDTRLLTFKAIAQLFILSCTWSLGLFQVGSAKMVMAYLFTIVNSLQGAFIFLVHCVLNRQVREEYRRWIKGTRKPSPTTQNFTLSVSTVTTSTKMVSWGEPSTSSL